In one window of Mytilus galloprovincialis chromosome 6, xbMytGall1.hap1.1, whole genome shotgun sequence DNA:
- the LOC143079232 gene encoding plasmolipin-like isoform X2 — MDSQYNVDSTEKTTTTTSSSGDVGLDKMYMKSIDSILKIAEMVLSLIIFICVTSHPYYSLIGGGWVQFVSISCLITVLILWIFFMLRIIYKLPGPWMLIILIYFVVYVVLYFINAIVCFAQSGKAPQSAGLVAGGVFCVIILVVLGADTFFQFRKWQDSGSSFSTRSTTSSGGAATTTTTHTTYETRTQY, encoded by the exons ATGGACAGCCAATATAATGTCGATTCGACAGAGAAAACAACAACCACAACTAGCTCAAGTGGAGACGTTGGATTGGATAAAATGTATATGAAATCTATAGATTCCATACTGAAAATagctgaaatg gtCCTGAGTCTGATCATATTTATCTGTGTAACCTCCCACCCATACTACAGCCTCATTGGAGGAGGATGGGTACAGTTTGTGAGCATATCTTGTCTGATTACTGTACTTATTCTATGGATCTTCTTTATGCTACGTATTATCTACAAACTACCAGGACCCTGGATGTTAATC ATACTTATATACTTTGTGGTTTATGTTGTACTCTATTTTATAAATGCCATAGTCTGCTTTGCCCAGTCAGGCAAGGCTCCACAAAGTGCTGGTTTAGTTGCAGGTGGT gTTTTCTGCGTGATCATCCTGGTTGTCTTGGGTGCAGATACCTTCTTCCAATTCCGTAAGTGGCAGGACAGTGGCTCCAGCTTCTCGACTAGAAGTACAACTTCATCTGGTGGAGCTGCCACCACAACGACAACACATACCACCTACGAAACCCGTACTCAATACTAA
- the LOC143079232 gene encoding plasmolipin-like isoform X1: MDSQYNVDSTEKTTTTTSSSGDVGLDKMYMKSIDSILKIAEMVLSLIIFICVTSHPYYSLIGGGWVQFVSISCLITVLILWIFFMLRIIYKLPGPWMLIILIYYVVYCVFYLISFLVCAIQAGKYGSGTGGLIAGAVFCVIILVVLGADTFFQFRKWQDSGSSFSTRSTTSSGGAATTTTTHTTYETRTQY, from the exons ATGGACAGCCAATATAATGTCGATTCGACAGAGAAAACAACAACCACAACTAGCTCAAGTGGAGACGTTGGATTGGATAAAATGTATATGAAATCTATAGATTCCATACTGAAAATagctgaaatg gtCCTGAGTCTGATCATATTTATCTGTGTAACCTCCCACCCATACTACAGCCTCATTGGAGGAGGATGGGTACAGTTTGTGAGCATATCTTGTCTGATTACTGTACTTATTCTATGGATCTTCTTTATGCTACGTATTATCTACAAACTACCAGGACCCTGGATGTTAATC ATCCTGATTTACTATGTAGTATATTGTGTGTTTTACTTAATATCATTTCTGGTTTGTGCTATACAAGCTGGAAAATATGGCTCTGGAACTGGTGGTTTAATTGCTGGAGCA gTTTTCTGCGTGATCATCCTGGTTGTCTTGGGTGCAGATACCTTCTTCCAATTCCGTAAGTGGCAGGACAGTGGCTCCAGCTTCTCGACTAGAAGTACAACTTCATCTGGTGGAGCTGCCACCACAACGACAACACATACCACCTACGAAACCCGTACTCAATACTAA